Proteins encoded in a region of the Leifsonia sp. PS1209 genome:
- the rpmH gene encoding 50S ribosomal protein L34, producing the protein MSKRTFQPNNRKRAKTHGFRLRMRTRAGRAILAARRSKGRTKLSA; encoded by the coding sequence ATGAGCAAGCGAACCTTCCAGCCGAACAACCGCAAGCGGGCGAAGACCCACGGCTTCCGTCTGCGTATGCGCACCCGTGCGGGTCGCGCGATCCTCGCTGCACGTCGCAGCAAGGGCCGCACGAAGCTCTCGGCCTAG